The following is a genomic window from Candidatus Paceibacterota bacterium.
TCATCAAATGCTTCTTTTGAACAATCTCGGCGTAGTGCTTGATATTGGCAGAGGAAGGCACTATGTGGACGAGCTCAGCTAGATAGCTGGCTCCGCCGACACTTTCGAGCATATTTTTTTCTTCGAGACGAGCTCTAACAGAAAGAATATCAATCGGATTGTTTTTTTGATGCAGCTCAAACATCGTCTCAAAAATTTTGCGATGTTTTTCTGCGTAAAAACTAGGACCGCTGATAAAATCCATGATTTCGTTGAGAGCATCAGGCCTAAGCATGATTGATCCCAGTACGGCTTTTTCAGAATCTAGGTGGTTTGGGGGAACCCGGAGCTGAGTGGTCAAGGGGATATGGATTTTATTTGAATTAAGAGAGGAGTTTTTGGTTGCCATGAGCCAATTCTAGCACATGAAAAAATCTTCAACAAAAGATAAAAAAGTACAAGCCTGTGGGCAGGCTGGGGATAAGTCTTAGCCTCAAATCAAGGCTTATTTTGAGATTTTCTTGACGTGTGCGCCAGCTGGGGTGTCATCCAAGGAATATCCTTTGCTTACTATTTCGTCACGGATTTTATCAGCCCTGGTAAAATCTTTTTCATTTCGGGCTTGTTCGCGTTGATGGATAAGATCCTTGATCTCTGGAGGCAGATTTTCCTGAATCAATCTTTGGGTTTGTTCATACAGGGCCGAGGCGCGCACCAAGTCCAACCCAAGGATAGTGTCGAAAGAAAAAACTGCGGCCTTTTTCTCAGCATTTGAAAGTTTATCGTCTTTTAAAATTTCCCAAACTAAAGCGATGGCCTGAGCAGTATTGAGATCATCACCGATAGCCTGCTCAAAGCGTTTTTTGTAATCGTCGCTCACTTTTTTGTCTTTTATTTCTTCTTTATCCAAACGGGAAAGGATAGCTACCAGTCGATCGAGAGCCGACGCTGAGGCCTGCAAGGATTCTAAGGTAAAATTGACCAAGGTCCGGTAATGTGAAGTCAAAAGCCAGTAGCGATAGGCGAGGGGAGGAATATTGTGAGCGATAATTTC
Proteins encoded in this region:
- a CDS encoding DnaB-like helicase N-terminal domain-containing protein, whose product is MATKNSSLNSNKIHIPLTTQLRVPPNHLDSEKAVLGSIMLRPDALNEIMDFISGPSFYAEKHRKIFETMFELHQKNNPIDILSVRARLEEKNMLESVGGASYLAELVHIVPSSANIKHYAEIVQKKHLMRRLIEAGDYISQIGFDEAGALDELLDKAEKSVYEVTNFTTSQRFVEIREKLTEAWD